In one Curtobacterium citreum genomic region, the following are encoded:
- a CDS encoding ThuA domain-containing protein: MTGGKKALVVRGGWDGHMPVETTDLFVPFLRDNGFDVQVSDSTAVYADESVMADVDLIVQVVTMSTIADDEFAGLQKAVLGGAGLAGWHGGIADAFRNTADYLHMIGGQFAHHAGKHPSERTGEQSDNYIPYTVHITEAGHEHPITQGIEDFDLVTEQYWVLSDEYNDVLATTTQEARDFDAWNRPVTAPAIWTRQWGQGRVFVSAPGHRLEVVESQPLRTIIERGLLWAAR; encoded by the coding sequence ATGACCGGCGGGAAGAAGGCCCTGGTCGTCCGGGGCGGGTGGGACGGGCACATGCCGGTCGAGACCACCGACCTGTTCGTCCCGTTCCTGCGGGACAACGGGTTCGACGTGCAGGTGTCGGACTCGACCGCGGTGTACGCCGACGAGTCCGTGATGGCCGACGTCGACCTGATCGTGCAGGTCGTCACCATGTCGACCATCGCGGACGACGAGTTCGCCGGACTGCAGAAGGCGGTGCTCGGCGGCGCCGGACTCGCGGGATGGCACGGCGGGATCGCGGACGCGTTCCGGAACACCGCCGACTACCTGCACATGATCGGCGGGCAGTTCGCGCACCACGCGGGCAAGCACCCGTCCGAGCGCACCGGCGAGCAGTCCGACAACTACATCCCGTACACGGTGCACATCACCGAGGCCGGGCACGAGCACCCGATCACGCAGGGCATCGAGGACTTCGACCTGGTGACCGAGCAGTACTGGGTGCTCTCCGACGAGTACAACGACGTGCTGGCGACCACGACGCAGGAGGCCCGGGACTTCGACGCCTGGAACCGTCCGGTCACGGCGCCGGCGATCTGGACCCGGCAGTGGGGGCAGGGGCGCGTGTTCGTCTCGGCGCCCGGGCACCGGCTCGAGGTCGTCGAGTCGCAGCCGCTCCGCACGATCATCGAGAGGGGACTCCTGTGGGCAGCGCGATGA
- a CDS encoding Gfo/Idh/MocA family protein: MRVGVVGVGVISQQYFEHFPALPGLELTAVADIDVARAQSVGEAQGVRGTSVDELIAADDVDVVLNLTIPAAHAEIATRALEAGKHVYGEKPLAMSTAEAQPVLDLARRSGLRVGSAPDTVLGTGIQTARQALDSGAIGTPVGAAVSWSAPGHELWHPAPAFYYQPGGGPLLDMGPYYLTSLVSFFGPVVRVSGASTRSDRERTIATGPAAGTPLRVDIDTHVVAVLEHANGVVSTVTVSFEVWATRAPLFEVYGTAGTLGVPDPNRFSDPVSIADAHGGTAQPREWRDLPTSAGYADAGRGYGLADMAHAIATDRPHRASGDLAFHVLEVMEAVSTAAREHTVVDVRSRVDRPDTVPAGAEPSTW; this comes from the coding sequence ATGAGGGTCGGTGTCGTCGGGGTCGGCGTCATCAGCCAGCAGTACTTCGAGCACTTCCCGGCGCTGCCCGGGCTCGAGCTCACCGCCGTCGCGGACATCGACGTCGCCCGGGCTCAGTCGGTCGGCGAGGCACAGGGCGTCCGCGGGACGAGCGTCGACGAGCTCATCGCGGCGGACGACGTCGACGTCGTGCTCAACCTGACGATCCCGGCCGCGCACGCCGAGATCGCCACCCGGGCGCTCGAGGCCGGCAAGCACGTCTACGGCGAGAAGCCGCTCGCGATGTCGACGGCCGAGGCGCAACCCGTGCTCGACCTCGCCCGGCGCTCGGGGCTGCGGGTCGGCAGCGCGCCGGACACCGTGCTCGGCACCGGGATCCAGACGGCCCGGCAGGCGCTCGACAGCGGTGCGATCGGCACGCCCGTCGGTGCCGCTGTGTCCTGGTCGGCGCCCGGGCACGAGCTGTGGCACCCGGCGCCCGCGTTCTACTACCAGCCGGGTGGTGGACCGCTGCTCGACATGGGGCCGTACTACCTGACGAGCCTGGTCTCGTTCTTCGGTCCGGTCGTCCGGGTGAGCGGCGCCTCGACCCGCTCCGACCGCGAGCGCACGATCGCCACCGGGCCCGCCGCGGGCACCCCGCTCCGGGTCGACATCGACACGCACGTGGTCGCCGTCCTCGAGCACGCGAACGGCGTCGTCTCCACGGTCACGGTGTCCTTCGAGGTCTGGGCCACCCGGGCACCACTGTTCGAGGTGTACGGCACCGCGGGCACGCTCGGGGTCCCCGACCCGAACCGGTTCTCCGACCCGGTGTCGATCGCCGACGCCCACGGGGGAACAGCACAGCCCCGCGAGTGGCGGGACCTGCCGACGAGCGCCGGGTACGCCGACGCCGGACGCGGGTACGGCCTCGCCGACATGGCACACGCGATCGCGACGGACCGGCCACACCGGGCGTCCGGCGACCTCGCGTTCCACGTGCTCGAGGTGATGGAGGCGGTCTCGACCGCCGCCCGCGAGCACACCGTGGTCGACGTGCGGTCGCGCGTCGACCGACCGGACACCGTGCCCGCCGGAGCCGAGCCGAGCACCTGGTGA
- a CDS encoding sugar phosphate isomerase/epimerase family protein produces MTETTRASRPSASTRPVTLFTGQWADLPFEEVARLAGEWGYDGLEIACWGDHLDVRRAATDPDYVADRKAILERNGLQVWTIANHLTGQAVCDDPIDQRHEDILAPHVWGDGDPEGVRQRAAEELQWTARAAAALGVTTVTGFSGSSIWKTVAGFPPVPPSMIDAGYQDFHDRWSPILDVFEEVGVRFALEVHPSEIAYDYWTAKRALEVFQDRPAFGFNFDPSHFVWQDLDPAAFLLDFADRVYHVHCKESVKQLDGRNGRLSSHLPWGDPRRGWDFVTAGHGDVPWERVFRVLNHIGYDGPTSVEWEDAGMDRLVGGPEALAFVRQLGTIAPPDAAFDAAFSRSR; encoded by the coding sequence ATGACGGAGACGACCCGTGCCTCCCGGCCGAGCGCGTCGACGCGACCGGTCACCCTGTTCACCGGCCAGTGGGCGGACCTGCCGTTCGAGGAGGTCGCCCGCCTGGCGGGGGAGTGGGGCTACGACGGGCTCGAGATCGCCTGCTGGGGCGACCACCTGGACGTCCGTCGCGCCGCGACGGATCCCGACTACGTGGCGGACCGGAAGGCGATCCTGGAGCGGAACGGCCTGCAGGTCTGGACGATCGCGAACCACCTGACCGGGCAGGCCGTGTGCGACGACCCGATCGACCAGCGGCACGAGGACATCCTCGCGCCGCACGTGTGGGGCGACGGCGACCCCGAGGGCGTCCGTCAGCGGGCAGCCGAGGAGCTGCAGTGGACCGCCCGCGCGGCCGCGGCGCTCGGCGTCACGACCGTCACCGGGTTCTCCGGGTCGTCGATCTGGAAGACCGTCGCCGGGTTCCCGCCGGTGCCGCCCTCGATGATCGACGCCGGCTACCAGGACTTCCACGACCGGTGGTCGCCGATCCTCGACGTGTTCGAGGAGGTCGGCGTCCGCTTCGCGCTCGAGGTGCATCCGTCCGAGATCGCCTACGACTACTGGACGGCGAAGCGGGCGCTGGAGGTGTTCCAGGACCGGCCGGCGTTCGGCTTCAACTTCGACCCGTCGCACTTCGTCTGGCAGGACCTGGACCCCGCCGCGTTCCTGCTCGACTTCGCGGACCGGGTGTACCACGTGCACTGCAAGGAGTCGGTGAAGCAGCTCGACGGCCGCAACGGACGCCTGTCGTCGCACCTGCCGTGGGGCGACCCGCGGCGCGGGTGGGACTTCGTCACCGCCGGGCACGGGGACGTGCCGTGGGAGCGGGTGTTCCGCGTGCTGAACCACATCGGGTACGACGGGCCGACGAGCGTCGAGTGGGAGGACGCGGGCATGGACCGGCTCGTCGGCGGCCCGGAGGCGCTGGCGTTCGTGCGGCAGCTCGGGACCATCGCGCCGCCGGACGCCGCGTTCGACGCCGCGTTCTCGCGCTCGCGCTAG
- a CDS encoding ROK family transcriptional regulator, translating to MARPATTTPGNAARVLRIVHEGGPLPRAELTRRTGLNRSTVLAIVGELVEQGLVHEESPAPGGPGADRPTAGVGRPSAIVRASPDVVAAAVTVEIDAVGVALVALDGTVRDRLVEPQPSVPSAAVAIDAVARVLGTLTTRAAPGLRLVGVGVAVPGIVRVEDGVVRDAPHLGWRDEPFAGPLADRLGLPVRAANDANVGAWAERLYGSARGVDDLVYLNGGASGIGGGIVSAGRPFSGADGYAGELGHTFVAANGVRCHCGAVGCLETEASRESLTAVTGTPPDDLDALAAALAEGRDEVERVVDRQVTALATAIRNAVHTVDPEVVVLGGFLGELLGHVGDRVEDEVRAQTMAAMTDRLRVVPAALGRDVLVRGAAELGFTDLLRDGQATATPIQAAQAPARATRVPAQTAPPAADTPTTPSDRDDAVEEARSA from the coding sequence ATGGCCCGACCGGCCACGACCACGCCCGGCAACGCCGCGCGCGTCCTCCGCATCGTGCACGAGGGCGGGCCGCTCCCGCGCGCCGAGCTCACCCGTCGTACGGGCCTGAACCGCTCGACGGTCCTGGCGATAGTCGGCGAGCTCGTCGAACAGGGGCTCGTGCACGAGGAGTCCCCCGCCCCCGGCGGCCCCGGTGCCGATCGCCCCACAGCCGGCGTCGGACGTCCCAGCGCGATCGTCCGCGCGTCGCCGGACGTCGTGGCCGCCGCCGTCACGGTCGAGATCGACGCCGTCGGGGTGGCCCTCGTCGCGCTCGACGGCACCGTGCGCGACCGGCTCGTCGAACCCCAGCCCAGCGTCCCGAGCGCGGCCGTGGCGATCGACGCCGTCGCCCGCGTGCTCGGCACCCTCACCACCCGGGCGGCACCGGGCCTGCGGCTCGTCGGGGTCGGCGTCGCGGTCCCCGGCATCGTCCGCGTCGAGGACGGGGTCGTCCGGGACGCCCCGCACCTCGGATGGCGGGACGAGCCGTTCGCGGGACCGCTCGCCGATCGCCTCGGCCTGCCCGTCCGCGCCGCGAACGACGCGAACGTCGGCGCCTGGGCCGAACGGCTGTACGGCAGCGCCCGCGGCGTCGACGACCTGGTCTACCTCAACGGCGGCGCGAGCGGCATCGGCGGCGGCATCGTCAGCGCCGGCCGACCGTTCAGCGGCGCCGACGGGTACGCGGGCGAGCTCGGGCACACCTTCGTCGCCGCGAACGGCGTCCGCTGCCACTGCGGGGCCGTCGGGTGCCTGGAGACCGAGGCCTCGCGCGAGTCCCTGACCGCGGTCACCGGGACACCCCCGGACGACCTCGACGCCCTCGCCGCGGCGCTCGCCGAGGGCCGGGACGAGGTCGAGCGGGTCGTCGACCGGCAGGTCACGGCGCTCGCCACCGCGATCCGGAACGCCGTCCACACGGTCGACCCCGAGGTCGTCGTCCTCGGCGGGTTCCTCGGCGAGCTGCTCGGGCACGTCGGGGACCGCGTCGAGGACGAGGTCCGGGCGCAGACGATGGCCGCCATGACCGACCGGCTCCGGGTCGTGCCGGCGGCGCTCGGCCGGGACGTCCTGGTGCGCGGGGCCGCCGAGCTCGGGTTCACCGACCTGCTCCGCGACGGCCAGGCGACGGCGACCCCGATCCAGGCGGCGCAGGCCCCGGCCCGAGCGACGCGGGTCCCGGCCCAGACGGCCCCGCCCGCCGCCGACACACCGACCACCCCGTCCGACCGCGACGACGCGGTCGAGGAAGCGAGATCCGCATGA
- a CDS encoding NAD(P)-dependent alcohol dehydrogenase, whose translation MTDTATTQRASVLLGTQDLTVEDRPVPEVAAGDVLVRVAAVGVCGSDVHYYRHGRIGDFVVEEPLVLGHELSGTIAAVGEGVDPARVGERVAVEPQRPCHRCAQCLAGRYNLCPHMRFYATPPVDGAFAEYVTIEAEFAHTLPDTVSFEAGALLEPLSVGIAAARKAGIVPGSSVLIAGAGPIGVICAQVARAFGATRVVVSDLVPERRERALSFGATEVVDPVSVDVTSDIVPVDAFIDASGAPRAVSDGIKAVGPAGAAVLVGLGNSEMVLPVEHIQNLEVTVTGIFRYTNTWPVAIGLVASGQVDLDALVTGRFGLDDVREALESDTDPASLKSVVYPNGVLSAS comes from the coding sequence ATGACCGACACCGCCACCACCCAGCGCGCGAGCGTCCTGCTCGGCACCCAGGACCTCACCGTCGAGGACCGCCCCGTCCCCGAGGTCGCCGCGGGGGACGTCCTCGTCCGCGTCGCCGCCGTCGGCGTGTGCGGCTCCGACGTGCACTACTACCGCCACGGCCGCATCGGGGACTTCGTCGTCGAGGAGCCCCTCGTCCTCGGCCACGAGCTCTCCGGCACGATCGCCGCCGTCGGCGAGGGCGTCGACCCCGCCCGCGTCGGGGAGCGCGTCGCCGTCGAGCCGCAGCGCCCCTGCCACCGCTGCGCGCAGTGCCTGGCCGGTCGCTACAACCTCTGCCCGCACATGCGCTTCTACGCGACGCCGCCGGTCGACGGCGCGTTCGCCGAGTACGTCACGATCGAGGCCGAGTTCGCCCACACCCTGCCCGACACCGTCTCGTTCGAGGCCGGCGCCCTCCTCGAACCCCTGTCCGTCGGCATCGCCGCCGCACGGAAGGCCGGGATCGTCCCCGGGTCGAGCGTCCTCATCGCCGGCGCCGGTCCGATCGGCGTCATCTGCGCGCAGGTCGCCCGCGCGTTCGGTGCGACGCGCGTCGTCGTCAGCGACCTCGTCCCCGAGCGCCGCGAGCGGGCGCTGTCCTTCGGCGCGACGGAGGTCGTCGACCCCGTGTCCGTCGACGTCACCTCGGACATCGTCCCCGTCGACGCCTTCATCGACGCCAGCGGCGCACCCCGTGCGGTCTCGGACGGCATCAAGGCGGTCGGACCGGCCGGCGCCGCCGTCCTGGTCGGGCTCGGCAACTCCGAGATGGTGCTGCCCGTCGAGCACATCCAGAACCTCGAGGTGACGGTCACCGGCATCTTCCGCTACACGAACACGTGGCCGGTCGCGATCGGGCTGGTCGCGTCCGGACAGGTCGACCTGGACGCGCTCGTGACGGGACGCTTCGGGCTCGACGACGTCCGCGAGGCCCTCGAGAGCGACACCGACCCGGCCTCCCTCAAGTCGGTCGTCTACCCGAACGGGGTCCTGTCCGCCTCGTGA
- a CDS encoding MFS transporter: MTATPAAAVPQRTDRRALVSWALWDWGSAAFNAVVTTFVFSTYLASRAFVDPRLVAAEGTSAAATRAVERELAQNAATVSTALTVAGIVVALVAPAVGRLADSSGHRRRSVLVATIGIALSIGAMVFVAPSQPYLVLGAALLGIGTVAYEIATVGYNAMLGQVASGPKTGRVSAIGWAAGYFGGIVLLVVLLVLCIQDFGTPGVAGVLQLPATVATGQWDVRVAIGIAAVWLAVSSVPLFLTVPEAAPDRTQTGGLLGAYRDLGRHVARLWRERRNVLAFLVASAVFRDGVGAVFTFGGIIAAQVFGFSASEVILFAIVANVVAGVATFLSGRLDDRFGSRALITVSLIGLVVCGTAVLAVGTAQIGFWVLGLALCVFVGPVQSSSRAYLARLATPGREGELFGLYATTGRAASFLAPALFGVAVTLTGSTRFGILGIVVVLVAGLVLMAFVKREDGAAAVPRVGG, encoded by the coding sequence ATGACGGCGACACCGGCGGCCGCAGTGCCGCAGCGCACCGACCGACGGGCCCTCGTGTCCTGGGCGCTCTGGGACTGGGGGTCCGCGGCGTTCAACGCCGTCGTCACCACCTTCGTGTTCAGCACCTACCTCGCGAGCCGCGCGTTCGTCGACCCGCGGCTCGTCGCGGCCGAGGGCACCTCGGCTGCCGCCACCCGCGCGGTCGAGCGGGAGCTCGCGCAGAACGCGGCGACCGTCTCGACCGCCCTGACCGTCGCCGGGATCGTCGTGGCGCTCGTCGCCCCCGCGGTCGGCCGGCTCGCGGACTCCTCCGGACACCGGCGCCGGTCGGTGCTCGTCGCGACCATCGGCATCGCGCTGTCGATCGGGGCGATGGTGTTCGTCGCACCGAGCCAGCCGTACCTCGTGCTCGGGGCCGCCCTGCTCGGAATCGGGACGGTCGCGTACGAGATCGCGACCGTCGGGTACAACGCGATGCTCGGCCAGGTCGCCTCCGGGCCGAAGACCGGCCGGGTCTCGGCGATCGGCTGGGCGGCCGGGTACTTCGGCGGCATCGTGCTGCTGGTCGTGCTGCTCGTCCTGTGCATCCAGGACTTCGGGACGCCCGGCGTGGCCGGGGTCCTGCAGCTGCCGGCGACCGTGGCGACCGGGCAGTGGGACGTCCGCGTCGCGATCGGCATCGCCGCCGTGTGGCTCGCCGTCAGCTCGGTGCCGCTGTTCCTGACCGTCCCCGAGGCCGCGCCGGACCGGACGCAGACCGGCGGCCTGCTCGGGGCCTACCGGGACCTCGGCCGCCACGTCGCCCGGCTGTGGCGCGAGCGGCGGAACGTCCTGGCGTTCCTGGTCGCGAGCGCGGTGTTCCGCGACGGGGTCGGGGCGGTGTTCACGTTCGGCGGGATCATCGCCGCGCAGGTGTTCGGCTTCAGTGCGTCCGAGGTGATCCTGTTCGCCATCGTCGCGAACGTCGTCGCCGGGGTCGCGACGTTCCTGTCCGGGCGGCTCGACGACCGGTTCGGCTCCCGGGCGCTCATCACGGTGTCGCTGATCGGACTCGTCGTGTGCGGCACGGCGGTGCTCGCGGTCGGGACGGCCCAGATCGGGTTCTGGGTGCTCGGGCTCGCGCTGTGCGTGTTCGTCGGCCCGGTGCAGTCGTCGTCGCGGGCGTACCTGGCGCGGCTCGCGACGCCGGGCCGCGAGGGGGAGCTCTTCGGCCTGTACGCCACGACCGGGCGGGCGGCGTCGTTCCTGGCGCCGGCGCTGTTCGGGGTCGCCGTGACCCTGACCGGCTCGACGCGCTTCGGCATCCTCGGCATCGTGGTGGTGCTCGTCGCGGGGCTCGTGCTCATGGCGTTCGTCAAGCGGGAGGACGGGGCGGCGGCCGTCCCGCGCGTCGGGGGCTGA
- the glmU gene encoding bifunctional UDP-N-acetylglucosamine diphosphorylase/glucosamine-1-phosphate N-acetyltransferase GlmU, which produces MTDQRIAVVVLAAGQGTRMKSSTPKVLHRLAGLPLVAHVLRTAASLEPEHVAVVVRHERERVAAEVAERAPGAIVVDQDDVPGTGRAVEVAVQALPADFEGAVVVLSGDVPLLDAASLRMLVDAHAGNAATLVSAIAPDPTGLGRVVRDASGAFVAVVEHKDATDEQRTITEANAGIYAFDVAHLRAVLPGLTTANAQGEKYVTDVPALIAARGGAIDVVTLTDPWLVAGINDRAQLADAARELNARIVRRHQLAGVTVQDPATTWIDLDVTIEADAEVLPGTQLIGATAIAAGAVVGPDTTLRDTEVGAGATVNRVDATLAVIGDGASVGPFAYLRPGTILGDQGKIGTFVETKNAVIGRGSKVPHLSYIGDTEVGEDSNIGANTITANYDGVHKHRTEVGSNVRTGSHNVFVAPVRIGDGAYTGAGTTVRKDVPAGSLAISYAPQRNTDGWVEEHRPGTPAAEAARRAHGEQNTAT; this is translated from the coding sequence ATGACCGACCAGCGGATCGCCGTCGTCGTCCTCGCCGCCGGGCAGGGCACGCGCATGAAGTCCTCCACCCCCAAGGTGCTGCACCGCCTCGCCGGCCTGCCCCTCGTCGCCCACGTGCTCCGCACCGCGGCGTCGCTCGAGCCCGAGCACGTCGCCGTGGTGGTCCGGCACGAGCGGGAGCGCGTCGCCGCCGAGGTCGCCGAGCGCGCACCCGGCGCGATCGTCGTCGACCAGGACGACGTCCCCGGCACCGGGCGCGCCGTCGAGGTCGCGGTCCAGGCACTCCCCGCCGACTTCGAGGGCGCCGTGGTCGTGCTCTCCGGCGACGTCCCGCTGCTCGACGCCGCGTCGCTCCGCATGCTCGTGGACGCCCACGCCGGGAACGCCGCGACCCTGGTCAGTGCGATCGCCCCCGACCCGACCGGCCTCGGCCGCGTGGTCCGCGACGCCTCCGGGGCCTTCGTCGCCGTCGTCGAGCACAAGGACGCGACCGACGAGCAGCGCACCATCACCGAGGCGAACGCCGGGATCTACGCGTTCGACGTCGCGCACCTCCGTGCCGTGCTCCCCGGTCTCACGACGGCCAACGCCCAGGGCGAGAAGTACGTCACCGACGTGCCGGCCCTCATCGCCGCGCGCGGCGGAGCGATCGACGTCGTGACCCTCACCGACCCGTGGCTCGTCGCGGGGATCAACGACCGCGCGCAGCTCGCCGACGCCGCCCGGGAGCTCAACGCCCGGATCGTCCGTCGGCACCAGCTCGCCGGCGTCACCGTCCAGGACCCCGCGACGACGTGGATCGACCTGGACGTCACCATCGAGGCCGACGCCGAGGTGCTCCCGGGCACCCAGCTGATCGGCGCCACCGCGATTGCGGCCGGTGCCGTCGTCGGACCGGACACGACCCTGCGCGACACCGAGGTCGGCGCCGGCGCGACCGTGAACCGGGTCGACGCGACGCTCGCCGTGATCGGGGACGGGGCCTCGGTCGGGCCGTTCGCGTACCTGCGGCCGGGCACGATCCTGGGCGACCAGGGCAAGATCGGCACGTTCGTCGAGACCAAGAACGCCGTGATCGGCCGGGGCAGCAAGGTGCCGCACCTGTCCTACATCGGCGACACCGAGGTCGGCGAGGACTCCAACATCGGGGCGAACACCATCACCGCGAACTACGACGGCGTGCACAAGCACCGCACCGAGGTCGGGTCGAACGTGCGGACCGGCTCGCACAACGTGTTCGTCGCCCCGGTTAGGATTGGCGACGGGGCGTACACCGGCGCGGGTACGACCGTCCGCAAGGACGTACCGGCCGGGTCGCTCGCGATCAGCTACGCCCCGCAGCGCAACACCGACGGATGGGTCGAGGAACACCGACCCGGTACGCCGGCGGCCGAGGCGGCTCGGCGCGCGCACGGCGAACAGAACACGGCGACCTGA
- a CDS encoding ribose-phosphate diphosphokinase, with protein sequence MSGIKTTGQKRLVLVSGRAHPELSAQIADELGVELVPTDARTFANGELYARFDESVRGCDAFVIQSHTAPINEWLMEQLIMVDALKRASAKRITVVAPFYPYARQDKKGRGREPISARLVADLFKAAGAHRIMSVDLHAAQIQGFFDGPVDHLFAMPVLLERFQQILDPETLTVVSPDMGRVRVADIWSEKLGAPLAIIHKRRDPLVPNQVSVHEIVGDVSGRVCLLVDDLIDTGRTIAKAAEALKANGATGVVVAATHAVFSDPAKDLLQSEFIDRVVVTDTLPLPEEKRWDRLEVLPIAPLIARAIHEVFDDGSVTSMFDGAA encoded by the coding sequence TTGTCCGGAATCAAGACAACCGGCCAGAAACGACTCGTCCTCGTCTCGGGACGAGCGCACCCGGAGCTCTCGGCGCAGATCGCCGACGAACTCGGGGTCGAGCTGGTCCCGACCGACGCCCGCACCTTCGCGAACGGTGAGCTCTACGCCCGCTTCGACGAGTCGGTCCGCGGCTGCGACGCGTTCGTCATCCAGTCGCACACCGCGCCGATCAACGAGTGGCTCATGGAGCAGCTCATCATGGTCGACGCGCTCAAGCGTGCCTCGGCGAAGCGCATCACGGTCGTGGCGCCCTTCTACCCCTACGCCCGACAGGACAAGAAGGGTCGCGGTCGCGAGCCGATCTCGGCCCGACTGGTCGCCGACCTGTTCAAGGCCGCCGGTGCGCACCGCATCATGAGCGTCGACCTGCACGCCGCCCAGATCCAGGGCTTCTTCGACGGCCCCGTCGACCACCTGTTCGCCATGCCCGTGCTGCTCGAGCGCTTCCAGCAGATCCTCGACCCGGAGACGCTCACCGTCGTGTCGCCGGACATGGGCCGCGTGCGCGTCGCCGACATCTGGTCCGAGAAGCTCGGCGCCCCGCTCGCCATCATCCACAAGCGGCGTGACCCGCTCGTCCCGAACCAGGTCTCCGTGCACGAGATCGTCGGTGACGTCTCCGGCCGCGTCTGCCTGCTCGTCGACGACCTCATCGACACCGGTCGCACGATCGCCAAGGCCGCCGAGGCCCTGAAGGCGAACGGTGCCACCGGCGTCGTCGTCGCGGCGACCCACGCGGTGTTCTCGGACCCGGCGAAGGACCTGCTGCAGAGCGAGTTCATCGACCGCGTCGTCGTCACGGACACCCTGCCGCTGCCGGAGGAGAAGCGCTGGGACCGCCTCGAGGTCCTGCCGATCGCCCCGCTCATCGCCCGCGCGATCCACGAGGTCTTCGACGACGGTTCCGTCACGTCGATGTTCGACGGCGCGGCTTGA
- a CDS encoding putative protein N(5)-glutamine methyltransferase: MTTARDALAARLRAAGSVFAEDEADLLLEAGDGDPVRLRALVQRRLAGEPLEVVLGWAAFDGHRVRVAAGVFVPRARTAVVVEQAARRLHRYDRVVDLCCGVGAISVALLGRVGALDLVAADVDPDATDVAAENIGDRGIVVTGDLFAPLPERFREAVDVIAVNAPYVPSGEVATMPSEARDHERLVALDGGADGLDVHRRIADGAGAWLRPGGAVVIEVSAAQSAASAALFAADGFTVAVERDDEVDGTCVVAVRSA, encoded by the coding sequence TTGACCACAGCGCGGGACGCGCTCGCCGCCCGGCTTCGGGCGGCGGGCAGCGTGTTCGCCGAGGACGAGGCCGACCTGCTGCTCGAGGCAGGCGACGGCGATCCGGTCCGCCTGCGTGCCCTGGTGCAGCGGCGCCTCGCCGGTGAGCCGCTCGAGGTCGTCCTCGGCTGGGCGGCCTTCGACGGACACCGGGTCCGCGTCGCCGCAGGGGTCTTCGTGCCCCGGGCACGCACCGCGGTCGTCGTCGAGCAGGCGGCGCGGCGGCTCCACCGCTACGACCGGGTCGTCGACCTGTGCTGCGGGGTCGGCGCGATCTCCGTCGCGCTGCTCGGCCGGGTCGGTGCGCTCGACCTCGTCGCGGCCGACGTGGACCCCGACGCGACCGACGTGGCCGCCGAGAACATCGGGGACCGGGGGATCGTCGTCACGGGTGACCTGTTCGCGCCGCTGCCCGAGCGGTTCCGGGAGGCCGTCGACGTCATCGCCGTGAACGCCCCGTACGTGCCGTCCGGCGAGGTCGCGACGATGCCGTCGGAGGCCCGCGACCACGAGCGGCTCGTCGCCCTCGACGGGGGAGCGGACGGCCTCGACGTGCACCGCCGCATCGCCGACGGGGCCGGGGCGTGGTTGCGCCCGGGCGGGGCGGTCGTCATCGAGGTCTCGGCGGCCCAGTCCGCGGCGTCGGCGGCACTGTTCGCCGCCGACGGGTTCACCGTCGCGGTCGAGCGCGACGACGAGGTCGACGGGACGTGCGTCGTGGCGGTCCGATCGGCCTGA